Genomic window (Oryza sativa Japonica Group chromosome 3, ASM3414082v1):
ATGGATTGGAAGGACGCCGCAGGTATTTCGAAAGAGCCGATGTGTTTCTCCATCACCATCCCCTGTTCTATGAATGTCGAAAACATGTTGTCCAGAACTGCAGCAAATAATATCATCGTTGCCCAAACGGGGAACATCCTGATCAAAATCTTCAGTTCCTCCACTTGAGTGACTGTGCAAATCTTCCATGTGTTTAGTAGGCCATCAGATTCAAAATCAGATGGTGTCACCATTGCAGCTCTATCAAAGAACCTgagagaaataaaataaatagatgGCTAACTTGATAGAGCTGAGATGGAATGGACAGCTCCTTGCCGACTTTGCATTGACAAACAAAGGTTCATGAACAATGAAGGTTTGCTTCTAGTATGTATAAATGAACAGCAGAAATAAGTGTATTACGGGAGACTTTGTTTCAAAAGCGATATCACAAGAGACATTTCTTTAGAGAATATTATAAACAATGTGCTGAAACTCTTGTAATGTTAACTGGTTTTCCATATTTGTATTGTGTGATGTGTCCCACAGAAGAATTTTCAAAGAGTGAAAGAATGAAATGCTTTACTGGAATTAAGTATCTCTACTCCCTAAAAAGAGGAGTTTcccaaaatattaaaattattattcAAAGTGTTACTgtaggatttttttaaaaaaatatttgcatatTGTACACAAGTATATGGCTGGTTGATATAATTTAATTTAGTTTTATATTTCAAGCCatcattttgaaattttaaaattaagctATATGATATTCATGTACTACCAGTGTTTTGTAATATACGACGCTGTTAATTTTTGGAtctaatgtttgaccattcatcttatttgaaaaaactaTGTgagtaccatttttttttgttgtgagttgttttatcattgAAGATAGTTTAAGCATGACCTATATTTTTGAATGTTTGCACTAAATTTtctaataagacgaatggtcagaCATCATGTCCAAAAGTCAATAGCATCATATACTtaaaatagaggtagtatataAAAACCAGTGCATCGCATGGGCACTACACTAGAATGAGTTAAAGACAAGCTTACAAAATCATATTACTagaaatgaaataaattatagTTCAACAGAAATGCAAGCATAAATAAAAGCATAGAATATAGGCATCAAAGTTGTAATGTCAACATAGTGTATTACTTAAGTCCAGTTGTATGCTCCAATTTTCGGCTGCCTTCGATTGCTGAACTCTGCCCCAGAAACTCATAAAGAACTGAGGAATCACATGGCAAATCTTTATCGCGTTTGTGaatagcagcaacaacaacctGGCATATTCTCGCAAGAGGGCTTCCTCCAGGTTTCTGAAATCTATACATAGAGGAGCCAAAGATAAAAGTACCAAAACCTAAATACACAAATAGTGCAGAAATGGTAAAACCCCAGATCCAACCTTTGTGATCTTGCACCCACACAATAACAGTCCCCGAGATCAATGAGCCCGCATTGGCTACGAAATAGGTCCAATTGAAAAAAGAACTCTTTTTTGTTCTCTCATTTTCATCAGTGTCATCAAATTGATCAGCACCAAATGATGATATGCAGGGGCACTGTGCACCATACCCTAAAGCAACCATGTACAAACCGACAAAGAATATGATGTTCTGAGAAGAGACTGGATCTGTCCATATGATCCATGAGTGAGGACCAGTAGAGATTAATGGAACTGCTGCTGACAGAAGCAACATCATCAATCCCTAAATAAAAggataaaggaaaaaaatgtgaACGACCATTTCTAGAAAAATGGTATAAAGGAAAATGTAAACGGTCATGTCTAGAAAAATGATATAAAGGAAAATGTAAACAATCATGTCTATAAAAGTTTGTCAAGTGTTGAATGCATCACTCCTCTTACATCTGAAGATTAACTGTATAAACTAGAGTTTAATACTGCCATTCGTCCATCTGAATTTCATACTATTGTTCACTGAGGATACAAATTTTTGCTCACTGAGTGGACGTAGGAATTGGGATCATCTCTTACAGTGTttacttccaaaaaaaaaggattataATCGTTATTTTAGATGATATACAAACGTGCATTAGTTCATACTGTCACTTACGATAATGAAGATCGTGCAGAAGATCAGAATTGTACAGTACTTCCCCAGATATGAATCAGCTAAGAAGGCTCCAACCAGAGGTGCAAGATAACTTGTTCCTGACCAAGTTGCAACATCTCTTGCAGCGGCCACGTTTGTTTCATGTAGAACTTTTGTGAGATAACTGACTAGGTTTTTTACAATTGAAGTAAAGGCCAGATAAGAGCAGAATGAAAAAACTGCAATAAAAAATGAACCATAAAAGGTCCAGTATAAAATTAAACAGAACCCAAACACAGGAGGAAAGAATATTCATAAATCATAATAATACTGTAATATATATAAATGCTGGGAAATGAAATCAGTTTCAGATGTTCGAGTATTTAGCATCAAATATCCTACTATATCTTCAAGCAGAAGCTTGACAATGCAACATCATTTTTCAGCACTAACCGATGGCTAATGAGGAACCCTTCCAGTTCCCTGTATGTTTCCTTAAAGCAGGATGCCCACGGATGCAAACAGATCCATCACCTGTATATTCAAGGGTCTGCATTTCCAAGTAAAAAACACAAATAGCCTTTAATGCCAGTGTCATCCATCACTGGTATAGATGTTTCAATAGAGAATTGTGCATTTTCCTAATGTAGATGGAATTATTCTATATATTTCCAGGAAAATTTATCCTAAGaacaaaattatattatatacatTGGAAGCAAATTAACTGATCATCCAAAAAAACTGCAAAGTATCACTAACTAAAAACATTATTAGTATGCAAGGGCCTAGCCATTCTTATGGTCACATTAGTAATATATTGCTACCACTTTATGTCCTTATTGTAAGGATGATATATTTAGACAGAACATTTGAAAGTTTATCTTGGATTGCATGCCCCAGTCGGCCATGCCCCATACTAGTGCAACcatataaaataattttaagtAAGAGAAAATTTTCCGACTGAACTTCActctatatttcttttttactttcgcAACACTCTAGAACTAGAGCAttaaacagaaacaaaacatcAGCTGAAAGCAGTATTTTCACACCATTTGATGAAAGCAGAAAAGGCACCTCAAATTtggccaaatatttttttctctttaagagaaaaaaatcagaCAAATCTCGCtatgagagtgagagagagagagaacaaacCACTTGCGAGGAGTTCTCTTCATCCAGCAGAGGCTTGTCATGCTGGTATGAGGAGTCCATGGCTTTACTTTCTTACAAGTAAACCAGGTTAATGTCCTGAGGAAGAGGAAAGAAAGTAGCCTGAGATTTTGAGCAGATAGTGGAAGTGCAGATTAGAGGTTTTAATGGAAAATAATGGAAAACATATTGCCCTACAATAAAAAAATGCCAGagttataatttataaataataataGACCACCCAACAACTGGGCATACTGTGAGTGATGTCAGGTTTCAGTTTAGACAAGCAGCACGTTGGGCATATGGCTATCATTTAATCAGAAAAATCTGTCGTACAGAGTTTTAATGTGATAATCAATAGTAGCCTGTAGCCCTTTTTTGTCCATTATCTTAGACTGACGCATCAGTACTAGCTCTCACCTAAAATTACTAGTAGTTCTAGAAAGCAAGCGGCGTCATGGCATCAATCATCTATTTCAGAAATGATGGGCCAACTACTTCGAATAAAAAAACAGTATTTATATATTtcttccatcctaaaatatatcaatattgtACTAAACGAGTCACATCATATTACTATTAATTTAGACATGCTGCCTATCTAGATTAGTAGTAACATGCTACATCCGATCctaggttactatattttaggacggaggtagcaAAACTAAAGCCGTACTCGGTAGTAAGTGAAGTATACTACtatctccgtctcaaaatgtaTCTATTTTTAGTACAGTAACttgtcccaaaatgaagctatttatTCACCTACTCTCTcctcttaaccaatcacaaccatttttttcacctactttctcttccCCATCAATCACAACTCTCCTCCAATCATCTCTACCTACTTTTTTAATATCTGTGTCTAACTCAAAAATACTTACATTCTGAGACGAAGGAAGTACTCATCAGTTGCAACGgattgagatctcaccctactCTCTTGATAAACGAAGAGTGATCATCTTGGTAGCCAATATGATGAAACACTCACACGGACTGAGAAGACAGAACCTGCTACGAACAATAAATGGGCAGCGCATCAACCATCAAGTAATCCATCTAACGCTACGACCTATCCATCTTCTAATTGGCGAGACGGATTAGCCATCCTGACGAACGCCGTAACAGCTAGAGCTCAGCCGAGAGGCAAGCACGCGAACCTAACATGGATATTCTTCTGCTCCCCCCATTTTCCCCTTCGCTAGCTCGCTTgttgggggaaaagagagaagatGAGACCGTAGCATCCACCCTCCCAAGAACTTCTCTCTACAACTAACTTTGCAAAATTCAACGAAGGAACATGCATGCGACTAATCTGACGAGATAGTTTGCACCGAAAAGGGGGCAATTAAATTTGCCTCGCTTCAGGTACTAGATGGAGACGAAAATCGGAGAAATCACGCACCGAGAGAATGAAGCATGAACCGGCCGGATTGGCCGGACTCCGGCGAGCCCGACACTGAGCCCGCCACTCTCTGCTGCTCCGCGTGGGCCGTCCTCACTCTCCTCCACGCCGAGGCGAAGGCCCTTGATGATTTTGCGCTTTGTAGAGTGGGGATGACACGCGGGTCCACCTGCTTGGAATAATGCTACCGGTGCTCTCTCCGactccccttttcttttcttttttacttcttTTCCCGATTACACGGAAGTGGAGAGTCACAACTCACACGCACCACTGCACCCGCATGTAACTCTCACTAAAATAGAAAATGAGCAACGGCAAATTATAATGTCTCTCTTTTTTCCAGCTTcagtttccttttatttttcctgcACGTAAGCGCCTCATGCACCAGGCGATTTGTCTTTTCCATGTATGTTGTTCCTAAATTTGGATGGTACTgcaaatcctttatatttttgaGCTGTCAAGCAAATATACTGCTAGACATTCCtcgagagggaaaaaaataagtAGTATTGTAAGTTTAAATCTGATTAATGCACTAGCAGTCAAACTGCCATTCAACCTTTTTAAGTCTTCAGTTCAGTTTGACACACTCGATTCATTTTTTCctggaaaaagtatactttaaCTCCCTCAACTATGGCCAGAGTACGATTCAtgacctccaaccacaaaaccggatatatcGACTCCTCTAACTaccaaaaccggtgcaaactaTATCCTAGGTGGTTTTggttgacgtggcacctacgtggcggtgttgacccggtcttcgtcccacgtgtcGTCGACGTgtcgcttaggtggcattagagTAAAATCAAAAATTTGTAGGACCAACGTgtcattaacaaaaaaaaaatagtgggacccaccgacatatggccccacgtgtcattctcacccctctcccctctctctcatcttttcctctcctctcacctTCAATCACTagagcgcggggcggcggcgacaacgcaCAGGGAAGGAGGTCGCTGGCCGTCcacgcgcgggggaggagctcgtcggccgTTCACCCGCAGAGAGGAGCTCGCCAGCGCCCcatcccttcttcttcctcatcctcctctctctctctctctcccttctctctctttctctcccctttctcTTCGTCTGCAGGCGGCGGTGGGTGTTTGAGGGCCGTAGCGGCGACAGCCAGCGGGAGGGCGGGCGCTGCCTCGAGACGGAGCGGCGACGAGGCGCCCTCGAGGCGGAGCTACGGCTCGTCGTCCTCAAGGCGTCGCGACGgctcccgccgcgcccacgcACGTCGCgatgcctttgccgccgccgccgcctacctcgACTACATCGTCGACAACGCGGACGAGTTTGGCGGCACCTGCTGGGCCATCACCAAGTTCAGCTGGGACGTCAAGTATGCCGGCGTCCAGATCCTTGCCGCCAGGATACGTCGTGATAGCAACAAACACCTTGCATTGACGTGATATGATGTCAGTGAGAGTGAGCTATGTAGGCGATGAGTGTGAATGTATTTTGCGTGTGCAGCTAGCCAACTACTGATGAGAGGGGAGCACGAGGAGAGGCACAGGGAGACACTGGAGAGGTACATGAGAGAAGGCAGAGCACCATGTGTGCGCGTGCAtgggccggcggcgccgacgccaaCGTGGAGCAGAGCCCCGgcgccggaggcggcgacggcggcacaggCGTCACGACATGCATGGGCGGCGGGAGCCATCGGAACGCCTTGAGGACGACGAGCCATAGCTCCGCCTCGAGGGCGCCTCGTCGCCGCTCCGTCTCTAGGCAGCGCCCGCCCTCCCGCTGGCTGCCGCCGCTACGGCCCTCgaacacccgccgccgcctgcagacgaagagaaaggggagagaaagagagagaaaggagagagagaggggaggaagaagggatggGGCGtcggtgagaatgacatgtgggcccacatgtcggtgggtcccactattttttctCGTGTGAATGACATGTTGGTCCTAcaaatttttgtttttactcTAATGCCCGACACGTCTACGACACGTGGAACGAAGACCGAGTCAACACCACCATgtaggcgtcacgtcagccaaaaccattTCTAAAACCACCCAGGGATAtagtttgcaccggttttggtagttggaggagtcgatatacccggttttgtagttGGAGCCTTGGAGGTCATGAATCATACTCGGGCCGGAGTTGAGGGAGtaaaagtatactttttcctttttttccttgagTTGGGCCCAACCGCATAACGAGCAGAGCACGCACCGTGGGACGGGCCCTGCAAAAATCCGTCGAGAGAGGCCCGTGTTATCGACGCGATGTGGGCATACGGCATGACGGCCCATGTCCAACCGCGCCAGTCCCTAGTTCCCTACGCCGCCCTTCGACGCTTTGCCGAACGAAGCCCAATTCGGTGGCCTAGTTTCATCCCTTCGCGCTATCCAGCACCGCGGCTCGCGCTCAAGTCGGCCTGTGTGGTGTGCTCGGCTGCTCGCGTCGCGGTGTGTCGTGTGCGTgacgggggtgggggtgggtcgCGCCCCCGCATCACAGCGTCCGTTCAAGGCTTCACGCACATGCCGCGCCCCGTGATTGGTTGGTACTCCTATCTCTAGTAGCTGGTGTACTCCGCGTTGCCGGGTcgtcataggattttttttttcctttggctCCCTGCTTGGCTGCTTGTTTTTCTTTCTAGCAGTTAAGTAAAGGGTATGTTTATTCCTGCACCAGAAGTAGTTCAAGAGTATATATGCTCGTTACAGATATTCTTCCTTGCATTGCATGTTACGCTCGTTACAGATAGCTTACCTGCGAATTAAAAACAAGGGAGAATATAGACGGGTGTGCTGAGTAAAGTAGCAAGATAACTCCCAACTACTAAGAGCATATATACCCAATACCAATAAAGATAGTATAATCTAAACAAGCTAGTAAAACGCCATGGTCGGCTCGCGATAGCAGTGCAtgcataagagcaagtttaatagtatagccaactactagcttcaattcatctatagctaatataatagcttattcatgcaatagttatatactacactattaatacatggtcccacaaGTCATACACACTGTGTCTAGaggcggatccaacgtgggtgcaggggggactcgagtcccccctcCACCCACAAGACCCATGGATACCCCCGGAGCACCCCCTTCGATTTTTTCACCATAAATGCTAAATTAAATGTTTCTAAATGGCTAGAGGTTGAAGAAACCATGTAATTGAGGCCCTCCTCCCCTAATTTTCTgtttctggatccgcccctaattgtgtcttagagtccgtgctataattggctacaaatctgtagcccgctactcttctctctctccttatttatcttcttaaaatatatttacagctagcttatagtctactattgtacctgctctaaagaAGTCCTCGATCCTTGCTCCTTGGCACGAAGCAAGCACCAGCGCAGAAATTCAACACGATACATATCCGATCTCACCTGGGGAAGGCTAAAAATGGGCGTACACACGCACGCCGTCACGTGGATGTTTCTTCCCGGCGACCGACTGACCAAAACATGCACAAGCCGGGGCAGCGGAGACAAGTACACGTGGTCGACTGGTGGTAGCTCGCACCTCCCCCGGTTTTGGCCTTCTGGTTCTACTAGCCTTCTAGGCGTCCAGTAGCCGCGtcccttc
Coding sequences:
- the LOC4332183 gene encoding protein NRT1/ PTR FAMILY 8.4 isoform X2; its protein translation is MDSSYQHDKPLLDEENSSQVTLEYTGDGSVCIRGHPALRKHTGNWKGSSLAIVFSFCSYLAFTSIVKNLVSYLTKVLHETNVAAARDVATWSGTSYLAPLVGAFLADSYLGKYCTILIFCTIFIIGLMMLLLSAAVPLISTGPHSWIIWTDPVSSQNIIFFVGLYMVALGYGAQCPCISSFGADQFDDTDENERTKKSSFFNWTYFVANAGSLISGTVIVWVQDHKDFRNLEEALLREYARLLLLLFTNAIKICHVIPQFFMSFWGRVQQSKAAENWSIQLDLSSLIELQW
- the LOC4332183 gene encoding protein NRT1/ PTR FAMILY 8.3 isoform X1, producing MDSSYQHDKPLLDEENSSQVTLEYTGDGSVCIRGHPALRKHTGNWKGSSLAIVFSFCSYLAFTSIVKNLVSYLTKVLHETNVAAARDVATWSGTSYLAPLVGAFLADSYLGKYCTILIFCTIFIIGLMMLLLSAAVPLISTGPHSWIIWTDPVSSQNIIFFVGLYMVALGYGAQCPCISSFGADQFDDTDENERTKKSSFFNWTYFVANAGSLISGTVIVWVQDHKGWIWGFTISALFVYLGFGTFIFGSSMYRFQKPGGSPLARICQVVVAAIHKRDKDLPCDSSVLYEFLGQSSAIEGSRKLEHTTGLKFFDRAAMVTPSDFESDGLLNTWKICTVTQVEELKILIRMFPVWATMILFAAVLDNMFSTFIEQGMVMEKHIGSFEIPAASFQSIDVIAVLILVPVYERVLVPVFRKFTGRANGITPLQRMGIGLFFSMLSMVSAALVESNRLRIAQDEGLVHRKVAVPMSILWQGPQYFLIGVGEVFSNIGLTEFFYQESPDAMRSLCLAFSLANVSAGSYLSSFIVSLVPVFTAREGSPGWIPDNLNEGHLDRFFWMMAGLCFLNMLAFVFCAMRYKCKKAS